A region from the Halobacillus mangrovi genome encodes:
- a CDS encoding BCCT family transporter produces the protein MKKTVIDWHFFIVTLLFLTVVCSSIFLFPETLYLWFDTIRIQINEAVGIVFLWAGMSALLFLLWVAFSSYGNIKLGKEQERPAFSSLSWIAMIFCAGIGSGIMYWGTIEWGFHMVDPPLGLAQNTASAIEWSAAYGMFHHGPTAWAIYTLPALPIAYIYHVKGQPILKISEACRPILRHYSDTWVGKGIDLFFVLGLLGASGTTLGISVPMMTAGVSQVTGIQESFQMNLMILMVCSLLFAGSVYVGLEKGIKTLSNINLYLILLFLSLIFILGPTVFIMEVSTNSIGLIANNFFRLNTWIDPIGKSGFPEKWTVFYWAWWIVYAPSIGLFIAKVSKGRTIQQMILGTIVFGPLGCWLFFSIIGNYGLFLQLSHVLNVTSFIQEGLPHQAIISIIHTLPLGGGMVALFTLLSMIFTATTYDTSSYIIAAVAQRSVDSDPERWNRLFWAFSLLLPPAALLFIGSLSTLQAVTILIAIPSCFILFLLSISFLKLMQERN, from the coding sequence GTGAAAAAAACGGTCATTGATTGGCACTTTTTTATTGTAACTCTACTATTTTTGACGGTTGTGTGCAGTTCCATTTTTTTATTTCCTGAGACCCTCTACCTATGGTTTGATACCATCCGTATACAGATCAATGAAGCTGTGGGCATCGTTTTTTTGTGGGCGGGAATGTCTGCTTTACTCTTTCTACTGTGGGTCGCATTCAGCTCATACGGAAATATTAAATTAGGAAAAGAGCAGGAGAGACCTGCTTTTTCAAGCTTAAGTTGGATTGCTATGATTTTCTGTGCTGGAATTGGTTCTGGAATTATGTACTGGGGGACGATTGAATGGGGATTTCACATGGTAGACCCTCCCCTGGGGCTAGCGCAAAATACCGCAAGTGCAATTGAATGGAGTGCTGCTTACGGAATGTTTCATCATGGCCCGACGGCATGGGCGATTTATACTTTGCCTGCATTACCGATTGCCTACATTTATCATGTAAAGGGACAGCCGATTCTTAAGATCAGTGAAGCCTGCCGTCCTATCTTACGTCATTATTCAGATACGTGGGTAGGGAAGGGAATTGACTTATTTTTTGTCCTCGGATTGTTAGGAGCTTCTGGCACGACTCTTGGAATAAGTGTTCCAATGATGACCGCAGGCGTCAGCCAGGTAACAGGGATCCAGGAAAGTTTTCAGATGAACCTAATGATTCTTATGGTTTGTTCGCTTCTTTTTGCGGGTAGCGTATATGTTGGTCTAGAAAAAGGGATAAAAACCCTGAGTAACATAAATCTATACTTAATTCTGCTCTTTTTGTCCCTGATTTTTATTCTTGGCCCCACAGTCTTCATTATGGAGGTCTCCACGAATAGTATTGGACTAATTGCTAATAACTTTTTCAGACTGAATACATGGATCGATCCGATCGGTAAATCAGGTTTTCCGGAAAAATGGACGGTGTTCTATTGGGCGTGGTGGATCGTTTACGCTCCTTCGATCGGGTTATTTATTGCGAAAGTATCAAAAGGAAGAACGATTCAGCAGATGATTTTAGGAACCATTGTATTCGGTCCGCTAGGATGCTGGCTATTTTTCAGTATCATTGGGAATTACGGTCTTTTTTTACAGTTATCCCATGTCCTGAATGTCACCTCTTTTATTCAAGAAGGGCTCCCTCACCAGGCGATTATTTCTATCATTCACACGCTTCCATTAGGTGGGGGCATGGTGGCATTGTTTACTTTGTTATCCATGATCTTTACCGCGACGACGTATGACACCTCTTCCTATATCATTGCAGCTGTAGCCCAGCGTTCTGTGGACAGTGATCCAGAAAGGTGGAATCGTTTGTTCTGGGCCTTTTCTTTATTACTTCCCCCAGCCGCCTTATTGTTTATCGGTAGCCTGTCGACACTTCAAGCCGTAACCATTTTGATAGCTATCCCGTCGTGTTTTATCCTATTTCTTCTATCTATTTCCTTTTTAAAATTGATGCAGGAGAGAAACTAA
- a CDS encoding glyoxalase superfamily protein translates to MNTDELVMKTPTPVFRIFDEDKAKEFYLTFLEFKLDWEFRFENDFPLYMQVSFDQCVIQLTEHYGDCCPGASIRIEVGNLDALHSKLSAKQYKYARPGVETTPWSTREIRIGDPFGNRIVFYESIK, encoded by the coding sequence ATGAACACTGATGAACTAGTAATGAAAACACCCACGCCTGTTTTTCGGATATTTGATGAAGATAAAGCCAAAGAGTTCTATTTAACGTTTTTAGAATTTAAGCTGGATTGGGAGTTTAGATTTGAAAATGACTTCCCGCTCTACATGCAGGTATCTTTTGATCAATGTGTTATCCAGCTGACAGAGCATTATGGAGATTGCTGTCCTGGAGCTTCAATTAGAATTGAAGTAGGAAATTTAGATGCTCTTCATTCCAAGTTGAGTGCAAAACAATATAAATATGCTCGTCCTGGAGTAGAAACTACTCCTTGGAGTACGAGAGAAATTCGGATTGGAGATCCATTTGGAAATAGAATTGTTTTTTATGAAAGTATTAAATAA
- a CDS encoding sporulation protein, which yields MFKKLLASVGVGAAKVDTQLEKEHFIPGEDVHGKVVIKGGDVDQTIDSIHIFLMTEAVREVDDRKVKEKVALQKYPITKQETIKEGETKEIPFSIKIPYHAPASLGRLPIWFETGLDIPRALDPEDRDPIKVAPHPYIESVLDALSHLGFQLRKVEMESSKRFGYVQEFEFTPGGEYRSYLDELEVIFFLQKNHVDVMIEVDRRARGLGGLFAEALEMDESRAKVTFSSQELNGPLDAVTRKLQHMIDQYKQ from the coding sequence ATGTTTAAAAAACTTTTAGCAAGTGTAGGTGTAGGCGCAGCAAAGGTGGATACGCAGCTAGAAAAAGAACATTTTATACCAGGGGAAGACGTCCATGGCAAGGTAGTGATAAAAGGCGGAGATGTTGACCAAACCATCGATTCTATCCATATATTCCTCATGACAGAAGCGGTCCGAGAAGTGGATGACCGAAAAGTTAAAGAAAAAGTAGCCCTGCAAAAGTATCCGATTACTAAGCAGGAAACGATTAAGGAAGGCGAAACAAAAGAAATTCCATTCTCCATCAAGATTCCTTATCATGCTCCTGCATCTCTCGGAAGACTTCCAATTTGGTTTGAAACAGGGCTCGATATTCCCAGGGCTCTAGATCCAGAAGATAGAGATCCGATCAAGGTTGCTCCACACCCTTACATTGAGAGTGTGCTAGATGCCCTAAGTCACCTGGGGTTCCAGCTTAGGAAAGTCGAGATGGAGTCATCTAAACGCTTCGGTTATGTTCAAGAATTTGAATTCACCCCTGGCGGAGAGTACCGTTCATACTTAGACGAACTAGAAGTGATCTTCTTTTTACAAAAAAATCATGTTGATGTCATGATTGAAGTCGATCGCCGTGCTCGAGGTCTTGGAGGGTTATTTGCAGAAGCTTTAGAAATGGATGAGAGCCGAGCTAAAGTTACTTTTTCCAGCCAGGAACTGAATGGGCCATTAGATGCTGTAACACGAAAGCTGCAACACATGATTGATCAATATAAACAGTAA
- a CDS encoding spore germination protein, with product MPCIIFGKIQINNVSGGVINFGDSVYIAPENVTISETNEEDGTPVVDTGVGQAVTDPNIT from the coding sequence ATGCCTTGTATTATCTTTGGCAAAATTCAAATTAATAACGTTAGTGGTGGTGTTATTAATTTTGGTGATTCGGTGTATATTGCTCCCGAAAATGTAACGATCTCTGAAACCAATGAGGAAGATGGGACTCCTGTAGTGGACACAGGCGTTGGTCAAGCAGTTACAGATCCAAATATTACTTAG
- a CDS encoding helix-turn-helix domain-containing protein, with amino-acid sequence MAIIINIDVMLAKRKMSVTELSERVGITMANLSILKNGKAKAVRFSTLEAICKALECQPGDILEYKSEQDD; translated from the coding sequence ATGGCAATTATTATCAATATTGATGTGATGCTGGCGAAAAGGAAAATGAGCGTGACAGAGCTTTCAGAGAGGGTTGGAATAACGATGGCTAACCTATCCATTTTAAAAAACGGCAAGGCAAAAGCTGTTCGATTTTCAACTTTAGAGGCGATATGTAAAGCACTAGAGTGTCAGCCTGGGGATATATTGGAGTATAAAAGTGAACAAGACGATTAA
- a CDS encoding DUF2975 domain-containing protein, producing the protein MNRSSTNFLRAVVFLIGLTVLLLCIFALPLIASEGSESNYAPFLYAVIIGMYIAAIPFFIALYQALKLLSFIDKDHAFSNSSVRALRNVKFCAVTISIVYMVVMPFFYIIGEKDDAPGVIVIGLVFIFASLVIAVFTAVLQKLLENAIDIKAENDLTV; encoded by the coding sequence ATGAATCGAAGCTCAACAAACTTTTTGAGGGCAGTTGTATTTCTGATTGGATTAACGGTTCTTTTGCTATGTATATTTGCCTTGCCCTTAATAGCGAGTGAAGGATCAGAAAGTAATTATGCTCCTTTTTTATATGCTGTAATAATAGGGATGTATATAGCAGCGATCCCATTTTTCATTGCATTGTACCAGGCCTTAAAGCTTTTAAGTTTTATTGACAAGGATCATGCTTTTTCTAATTCGTCTGTAAGAGCTTTAAGAAATGTGAAATTCTGTGCAGTCACAATAAGTATCGTGTATATGGTCGTTATGCCATTTTTTTATATCATTGGCGAAAAAGATGACGCTCCAGGTGTCATAGTGATCGGATTGGTATTTATTTTCGCTTCCCTAGTGATTGCCGTATTTACGGCAGTTCTTCAAAAGCTTTTGGAAAATGCCATAGACATAAAAGCAGAAAATGATCTCACGGTATGA
- a CDS encoding GrpB family protein, producing MRKVEVKPYTIEWEFMFEEESKKIKGIFQEELVAIYHIGSTSVKGMKAKPIIDLMPVVKEIHRVNDYNVEMKAIGYHPKGENGIPGRRYFEKDGDDRTHHVHIYEAGNEQIERHLAFRDYLRAHSEERMEYGNLKGELAKRYPFDINAYIKGKEKLVSKIEEKAIHWNQRENR from the coding sequence ATGAGGAAAGTTGAGGTTAAGCCTTACACAATAGAATGGGAGTTTATGTTTGAAGAAGAAAGTAAAAAAATAAAAGGGATTTTCCAAGAGGAATTGGTAGCTATCTACCATATAGGAAGCACTTCTGTAAAAGGTATGAAGGCTAAGCCCATTATTGACCTAATGCCTGTGGTAAAAGAAATTCATAGAGTTAACGATTATAATGTAGAAATGAAAGCGATCGGCTATCACCCCAAAGGGGAAAATGGAATTCCAGGTCGGAGGTATTTTGAAAAAGACGGCGATGATCGAACTCATCATGTTCATATTTATGAGGCAGGAAATGAGCAGATTGAACGCCACCTTGCTTTTAGAGACTATTTAAGGGCCCATTCAGAGGAAAGAATGGAGTACGGGAACTTAAAAGGTGAGTTGGCTAAGCGCTATCCTTTTGATATAAATGCTTATATAAAAGGTAAGGAGAAGCTAGTTTCAAAAATAGAAGAAAAAGCGATCCACTGGAATCAGCGGGAAAACAGATAA
- a CDS encoding NAD(P)H-dependent flavin oxidoreductase has protein sequence MWNDNQLLELLNIHHPIIQAGMAGGVTTPALVAAVSNAGGLGTLGAGYMKPETMKESIQGIKDLTKSPFGVNVFVPENPYATEKEIGEANRLLEPFRNELGIKEETKPQVDECLFENQINILIEERVPVCSFTFGIPPKGIIQDLKNEGIVLIGTATTVEEAILNEQYGMDTVVAQGSEAGGHRGTFSNSYNQSMIGTMSLVPQVADQLNIPLIAAGGIMDGRGVRASIVLGADGAQLGTAFVTCKESGAKPQHKEAILHTKETEAVITRSFSGKPARGITNTFVKEMEGHERKLLDYPLQNSLTKGIRKEAAKQNRPEFMSLWSGQSPRLSRSVSAAEIVQSIVAQTKRIKS, from the coding sequence ATGTGGAATGATAATCAATTACTCGAGCTGCTAAATATCCATCATCCAATTATTCAAGCTGGAATGGCAGGAGGAGTCACTACTCCAGCACTCGTCGCTGCGGTTTCCAATGCAGGTGGGCTTGGTACACTGGGGGCAGGGTATATGAAGCCTGAGACTATGAAAGAGAGCATTCAGGGAATCAAGGACTTAACCAAAAGTCCATTTGGCGTAAATGTGTTTGTCCCTGAAAATCCTTATGCCACTGAGAAAGAAATAGGAGAAGCGAACCGGTTACTCGAACCTTTCCGAAATGAACTCGGAATAAAGGAAGAAACGAAACCGCAAGTGGATGAATGCCTTTTCGAAAATCAAATCAATATCCTTATAGAAGAGCGAGTCCCCGTATGCAGTTTTACCTTTGGAATTCCACCGAAAGGGATCATACAAGACCTTAAAAATGAAGGAATCGTCCTGATTGGAACTGCCACTACAGTAGAAGAAGCAATCCTTAATGAACAATATGGAATGGATACCGTGGTAGCACAGGGAAGTGAAGCCGGAGGCCATCGGGGAACATTTTCTAATTCCTACAATCAATCGATGATTGGTACGATGTCACTCGTACCTCAAGTCGCAGATCAGTTGAACATTCCCTTGATTGCTGCAGGTGGAATTATGGATGGGAGAGGGGTACGAGCTTCTATAGTATTAGGTGCAGATGGCGCTCAATTAGGCACTGCTTTTGTTACCTGTAAAGAAAGCGGAGCCAAACCGCAACATAAAGAAGCCATTCTACATACAAAAGAAACAGAAGCGGTTATAACTCGTTCATTTAGTGGTAAACCTGCTAGAGGTATAACTAACACCTTCGTAAAAGAAATGGAAGGTCACGAACGTAAACTATTAGACTATCCATTACAAAACTCTTTGACGAAGGGTATTCGTAAGGAAGCAGCCAAACAGAACCGACCTGAATTTATGTCACTATGGTCCGGCCAGAGTCCGCGGTTAAGTCGAAGTGTATCCGCAGCTGAAATTGTGCAATCCATTGTTGCGCAGACAAAAAGGATAAAGAGCTAA
- a CDS encoding DinB family protein, translated as MKEEMLFQQMEFVRMRTLAALDATTEEIADGQPKGFSNTIRWNFGHIYVAQENLIHRFLDLEPQLSEEYKSLFNGGTSPDSWTITPPTLEEIRSKLAKQTDRIQETIQGRLDEKGEKPFNLGNGIVLTTVAEVLNFSIWHEGLHQGKITAMQRVQGVDELFATSR; from the coding sequence ATGAAGGAAGAAATGTTGTTTCAGCAGATGGAATTTGTAAGAATGCGAACTCTCGCTGCGCTTGATGCCACAACAGAAGAAATTGCTGATGGCCAGCCTAAGGGTTTTTCAAATACTATTCGCTGGAATTTTGGCCATATTTATGTGGCACAGGAAAATCTGATTCATCGGTTTCTTGATCTTGAACCGCAGCTGTCGGAAGAATACAAGAGCTTATTCAACGGTGGGACCAGCCCGGACTCATGGACAATAACACCCCCAACCTTAGAGGAAATTCGTAGTAAGCTTGCTAAACAAACGGATCGTATTCAAGAGACTATTCAAGGCCGGCTCGATGAAAAAGGAGAGAAGCCTTTTAACCTCGGTAATGGAATTGTCTTAACGACCGTAGCTGAGGTGCTGAACTTTTCGATTTGGCATGAAGGACTGCATCAGGGAAAGATTACAGCGATGCAGAGGGTTCAAGGGGTAGATGAATTATTTGCAACGAGTAGATAA
- the abc-f gene encoding ribosomal protection-like ABC-F family protein, producing the protein MSLLTVQNLTHGFGDRAIFDDVSFRLLQGEHIGLIGANGEGKSTFMNIITGKVEPDAGTITWSKHTRVGYLDQHADLKEGMTIRDVLRTAYQYLFDMETEMNELFAKMGEVDPDELTELLEETGRIQDALTNNDFYTIDAKVEEVANGLGLDEIGLERDVFDLSGGQRTKVLLAKLLLEKPDILLLDEPTNYLDVEHIEWLRNYLLEYDHAFILISHDIPFLNSVVNLIYHMENQQLTRYPGDYNEFQRVYEMKKQQLEAAYKKQQKEIANLKDFVARNKANAATSKMAMSRQKKLDKMDVIELDSEKPKPTFNFKQARTPGKYLFETKDLVIGYEEPLSRPLNLSMERGQKLALSGANGIGKTTLLKSILGEIEPVSGSVELGDHLHIGYFEQELKEMSNHTCIEEIWEEFRHFTQYEVRSALAKCGLTRKHIESKVQVLSGGEKAKVRLCKLINKETNLLVLDEPTNHLDVDAKAELKRALKEYKGSVLLISHEPEFYQDIVTDVWNCEDWTTKVFQ; encoded by the coding sequence ATGAGTTTATTAACTGTACAAAATTTAACCCACGGATTCGGAGATCGTGCGATTTTCGATGACGTTTCATTCCGTTTACTACAGGGAGAGCATATTGGACTGATTGGCGCGAATGGCGAAGGCAAGTCCACGTTTATGAATATAATTACAGGTAAGGTAGAGCCGGATGCTGGAACGATCACTTGGTCGAAGCATACACGCGTCGGTTATCTGGATCAGCATGCTGATTTAAAGGAAGGCATGACAATTCGAGATGTATTAAGAACGGCGTATCAATATTTATTTGATATGGAAACAGAAATGAACGAGCTTTTTGCTAAAATGGGAGAAGTAGATCCCGATGAATTGACAGAACTTCTGGAGGAAACAGGTCGGATCCAAGATGCCCTGACCAACAACGATTTCTATACAATTGATGCAAAAGTGGAGGAAGTGGCCAATGGCCTTGGGCTGGATGAAATTGGACTTGAGCGGGACGTGTTCGATTTAAGCGGCGGTCAGCGTACGAAAGTGCTGCTAGCGAAGCTGCTCCTTGAAAAGCCGGACATTCTCCTTCTAGATGAGCCGACCAACTACCTGGACGTGGAGCATATTGAATGGCTGAGAAACTACTTGCTTGAGTATGACCATGCATTCATTTTGATCTCACACGATATTCCATTCTTAAACAGTGTCGTAAACTTAATCTATCATATGGAAAACCAGCAGTTAACCCGCTATCCTGGCGACTATAACGAATTTCAGCGTGTCTATGAAATGAAGAAACAGCAGCTGGAAGCCGCTTATAAAAAACAGCAAAAGGAAATCGCCAACCTGAAAGACTTCGTCGCCCGTAACAAAGCGAATGCTGCAACGAGTAAAATGGCGATGTCCCGTCAGAAGAAGCTTGATAAGATGGATGTGATTGAGCTGGATTCGGAAAAACCGAAGCCCACCTTCAACTTCAAGCAAGCCCGCACTCCTGGAAAGTACTTGTTTGAAACGAAGGATCTTGTGATAGGATATGAGGAACCCCTTTCCCGTCCGCTTAACCTTAGTATGGAACGCGGCCAGAAGCTAGCATTATCAGGCGCAAACGGAATTGGAAAAACAACGCTCTTGAAGAGTATCCTAGGTGAAATCGAACCTGTTTCAGGATCCGTCGAATTAGGCGATCACTTACACATCGGCTATTTTGAGCAGGAGCTTAAGGAGATGAGCAACCATACCTGTATTGAGGAAATCTGGGAAGAATTCCGGCATTTTACCCAATATGAAGTACGTTCTGCCCTTGCTAAGTGCGGATTGACGCGTAAACATATTGAAAGTAAGGTTCAAGTATTAAGCGGTGGTGAGAAGGCGAAGGTCCGCTTATGTAAATTGATCAATAAAGAAACCAACTTGCTTGTTCTAGATGAGCCCACAAATCACCTTGACGTTGATGCGAAAGCAGAGCTGAAACGGGCGCTTAAAGAGTATAAAGGAAGTGTCCTTCTTATTTCACACGAGCCTGAATTCTATCAGGATATTGTCACAGACGTTTGGAATTGTGAAGACTGGACGACTAAGGTCTTCCAATAA
- a CDS encoding cysteine hydrolase family protein produces MDNKKGGIFMGKEALVIIDVQEAVVANAYKREEKINNMNRAIHLAREKQIPIVYVQHEYPEGPMKRGAEGWQLHSDLEKPLEQDAIIFKTVPNAFVHTSLKRTLDDIQADHLFICGAQTDYCVDCTSRGAFDFGYNVTLISDAHTTCDNEHLTAQQIIDHTHHTLTNFWSETNSIDLKSSGDLDWSFVK; encoded by the coding sequence ATGGACAACAAAAAAGGTGGGATATTCATGGGGAAAGAAGCCCTGGTTATTATTGATGTGCAAGAGGCTGTTGTAGCAAACGCCTATAAACGAGAAGAAAAAATCAACAACATGAACCGAGCCATTCATTTGGCTAGAGAAAAACAAATTCCTATTGTATATGTCCAGCATGAATATCCAGAAGGTCCCATGAAGCGAGGTGCAGAAGGCTGGCAGCTTCACTCAGATTTAGAAAAGCCGCTGGAACAAGATGCAATTATTTTTAAAACTGTGCCGAATGCTTTTGTACACACATCACTCAAGAGAACCCTGGATGATATTCAAGCCGATCACCTTTTTATTTGCGGAGCACAGACAGATTACTGCGTAGATTGTACTTCAAGAGGTGCTTTTGACTTTGGTTACAATGTAACGCTTATTTCAGATGCTCACACGACGTGTGACAACGAACACTTAACGGCGCAGCAAATCATAGACCATACCCATCATACATTAACGAATTTTTGGAGTGAAACGAATTCCATCGATTTGAAATCATCCGGTGACCTTGATTGGTCATTTGTAAAATAA
- a CDS encoding aspartyl-phosphate phosphatase Spo0E family protein: protein MNDKKGLELQIEEVREKMYEAYNVPNNYSEVLRISQQLDQLLNKLNGEG from the coding sequence GTGAACGATAAAAAAGGATTAGAATTACAAATTGAAGAAGTAAGAGAAAAAATGTATGAAGCGTACAATGTCCCAAACAACTACAGTGAAGTGCTAAGAATTTCTCAACAGCTGGATCAATTGTTGAATAAACTAAATGGAGAAGGATAA
- a CDS encoding NUDIX hydrolase: MKRVDVAYVLLLNEKDQVLMVKNKGRKESYFTLPGGAVEKGETLKQAAIREVREETGLIVEVDQIFSLSEAFVEERGHHAVFFTFTGEITGGKIEISFPEEIEEIRWVEQEEAEKHLQLPYELKDMRKRNIPYQFRGTM; encoded by the coding sequence GTGAAACGAGTCGATGTTGCCTATGTGCTGCTTTTAAATGAAAAAGATCAAGTATTGATGGTGAAAAATAAAGGAAGAAAAGAGTCATACTTTACGCTACCTGGTGGGGCAGTAGAAAAAGGGGAAACCCTAAAGCAGGCCGCTATCAGAGAAGTAAGAGAAGAAACGGGTTTAATCGTAGAAGTTGACCAGATATTCAGCTTAAGTGAAGCATTTGTAGAAGAACGGGGTCATCACGCCGTTTTCTTTACTTTTACAGGTGAAATTACTGGGGGAAAGATCGAGATATCTTTCCCTGAAGAGATTGAAGAAATTCGATGGGTAGAGCAAGAGGAGGCTGAGAAGCATCTTCAACTTCCCTATGAATTAAAAGACATGCGTAAAAGGAATATCCCTTACCAGTTTAGAGGAACGATGTAG
- a CDS encoding DUF6843 domain-containing protein, producing MRILLKMIGAAIFLAALSASIAAILSYVPVSERSSDTYYFSFLESLIWVFFIVAPFSVGIVVVFTLCFWLMQKFTRMKMLISTAISLLISIGVIIGIPYMLIEKEETDRMYLLPEGYEGEVYVFYNIKGAPEIKVEEGFDVHSINEEGYAVTSNPELSGGTVTDKYFYVHEEGNRTRISNDCVSPFGMSGFEGEVNGQEIKVSSTGFEITHENCGEEFKINGGQKDDRTYKMDLWEVIEKYYGVENEYFSKDE from the coding sequence ATGAGAATACTTTTGAAGATGATCGGGGCAGCTATTTTTCTTGCAGCTTTGTCTGCTTCTATTGCTGCCATCCTTTCTTACGTACCTGTTTCTGAACGTTCATCGGACACGTATTACTTTTCATTTCTAGAGAGTTTAATCTGGGTATTTTTCATTGTCGCACCATTTTCCGTTGGGATCGTGGTAGTGTTTACGCTATGCTTCTGGCTGATGCAAAAGTTTACACGAATGAAAATGCTCATTTCAACTGCTATAAGCCTGTTGATCAGCATAGGAGTCATTATTGGAATTCCATACATGCTTATTGAAAAAGAAGAAACAGATCGCATGTATTTACTCCCGGAAGGGTATGAGGGGGAAGTCTATGTCTTTTATAACATCAAAGGTGCACCTGAAATAAAGGTAGAGGAAGGGTTTGATGTTCATTCCATTAACGAAGAAGGTTATGCGGTTACCTCCAATCCAGAACTGAGTGGAGGAACTGTCACAGATAAATATTTTTACGTTCATGAAGAGGGAAATCGAACCAGGATCAGTAACGATTGTGTAAGTCCTTTTGGAATGAGCGGTTTTGAAGGGGAAGTGAATGGTCAAGAAATCAAAGTATCGTCTACTGGTTTTGAAATCACTCATGAAAACTGCGGCGAAGAGTTCAAGATTAATGGAGGACAGAAAGACGATAGAACCTATAAAATGGACCTGTGGGAAGTAATTGAAAAATATTATGGAGTTGAAAATGAGTATTTTTCAAAAGATGAATAA
- a CDS encoding nucleotidyltransferase domain-containing protein, with product MKKELVDTARHFVLTHFSDCSIALLSGSVVNGNATPASDLDIIIIDKNSFRKSFLFHSTPVEAFVHNDDSLDLQFFIEQQEGTPLITRMCAEGVVLKGGEEAEDLIEEGKARLAEGPSLLPSHKIDEYRYILSDLLDDLEGSQVWQEDVYTVSALIESFHTFILRANRKWTGEGKWMYRSLKEFDEDIAERLTHCVQYFYKENEKSELIKFIDEMLTPFGGRLFHNYTQ from the coding sequence ATGAAAAAAGAATTGGTGGATACAGCCCGTCATTTTGTATTGACTCACTTTTCAGATTGCTCTATTGCATTATTGTCAGGTAGTGTTGTGAATGGCAATGCGACTCCAGCTTCTGATCTGGATATTATCATCATTGATAAAAACTCATTTCGTAAATCATTCCTATTCCACAGTACTCCTGTGGAAGCTTTTGTTCATAATGACGATTCTCTTGATCTCCAGTTTTTTATAGAACAACAAGAAGGGACTCCACTGATTACTCGTATGTGTGCAGAGGGTGTGGTACTTAAAGGCGGTGAAGAGGCGGAGGACTTAATCGAAGAAGGAAAGGCCCGCTTGGCCGAGGGTCCGAGTTTGCTTCCGTCACATAAAATCGATGAATATCGTTATATACTCTCGGACCTTCTTGACGATCTTGAAGGTTCTCAGGTCTGGCAGGAAGACGTTTATACCGTTAGTGCGCTTATCGAAAGTTTTCATACATTTATTTTACGAGCCAATCGAAAGTGGACGGGAGAGGGGAAGTGGATGTACCGTTCGTTAAAGGAATTTGACGAGGACATCGCGGAAAGACTCACTCATTGTGTCCAATATTTTTATAAAGAAAATGAAAAAAGTGAGTTAATCAAGTTCATTGACGAGATGTTAACTCCGTTTGGAGGAAGATTGTTTCATAATTACACTCAATAA
- a CDS encoding YjcZ family sporulation protein — protein sequence MSHCGCWGPRYNRGDTFVLILVLFILLIIVGAAFYY from the coding sequence ATGAGTCATTGTGGATGCTGGGGACCGAGGTATAATCGTGGGGATACCTTTGTTTTGATTCTCGTTCTATTTATCTTGTTGATCATCGTTGGAGCTGCGTTTTATTATTAA